In one Andrena cerasifolii isolate SP2316 chromosome 2, iyAndCera1_principal, whole genome shotgun sequence genomic region, the following are encoded:
- the Cad74a gene encoding cadherin 74A, which produces MWTFLLLALSTWSSSWAQVINRAPHFVQGGDMARLAVSEGTPPGAPVYTLQGEDPEGSKLHYSISGEYFTVNRESGVVVLRKALDREMQDLIEVIISITDEGIAGSEPNTVSLRREIAVLDENDNPPVYHGRPYAARVPESAHVGGPLVPPGTITITDRDGGVNADIQVQCVPASRDDDVCDVFNVSTEKLAEGKYDVQITLVKPLDYERRNSYLINLVAVDGASDVSKRLQARATVAVDVLDVQDQPPVFLNAPYSATLPENTVANHTVLTVRARDGDTGEPRNLLLTLEEDDAGHFNLEVSREGDITVGKLVTTGISLDREDPRILMNGGIYTFQVKATELINNEIPADTATSIVTIVVTDVDDLVPIFNEKYFTIKISEDIGRDTPLPGLNMIVSDGDVGENAKYTLALRDVPGYPGISKAFTVSPKEAQGRVPVVVKANDVSVLDYDVAEPAKRELEFEVVALVANEAVAASRVHIELMDANDHSPEFSQSMYKLSVPEDAEIGTRFGNVFARDYDSGAFGELTYTLRGFGADKFETNPKTGGISVARTLDYESQKSYSLTMEAKDGGGRVSAVNILIELDDVNDNKPVFEQDEYTRTVREGATSFDPQMFVRATDVDGPMQGNGRITYSISSHNSMTNDTFKINADTGEVTMSNPVRSGDTERGIYELAIRATDAGTPPLYSEAKFSVRVGVPGNQKPIFRGNYKSNLPGPSTYRARLLENASPGTEVIRVVANDPDGRDSLLQYHIASGAKDNYVIDSSSGVITVSPDARLDLETGGEKYEVIVYAIDSGTPVRETATTTVTVNIVDVNNKPPMFNESTYLVYVSERAAIGDPVLKIVATDPDSDAYLEYSLVEPIRAVDKTGVALKSAAAYDYKSAFRINSTTGQITVNRVLDYQVVAVIILTVQAQDLNAVVDKEKQITTVEVTVYIQAYSDDNPTFTNPGWSPNNPTIRISVPEEQPLGTTLLMLSAKEPTTGYPVQRFELVREDDDEGYVNVGVQSGNVVLNKRLDYEALNQKFIRFKVRALARDYEITRKMSEANVIVEVHDTNDNNPIFTQKDYKISVLESEKPLKIVLNVRATDMDSSNTEQEVRRGYGEVRYSLTGENANMFEVEPIIGNIQIATNTTLDREKQSVLRFYVVASDMPQGGAEQRSTRALVTVDVLDVNDNTPMFQQEFYTAVIPENAPAGVSVVNITAIDPDEGNGGTINFEIIDEGEANGLFKINHTTGEIYSGRALTGKGRTEPYIMRIRAQDGGEPELYSDVILTLYIGDVVSNDGVPLFIRPTLEEVAHVAENSTMGSPVFQVVASDPDDPNLPNGKITFKFLEDGNFGKDASAFRINSETGLITTRKLLDREAKDSYTLILVAQDLGNPPQQATRVLQVIVNDIDDHKPHFRRNLDSPPIELTIFEEKAVGTKVGLIEAIDEDIDENGMIDYAIVYGNEAGLFVVERLENNSAVIKSNGRLDREAADRHLLTVKCFPYSTKKSDIVPKPYNRQDPSERQVLVRVLDIDDNKPRFKKQNVTLGVRLNVPIDTSLITLEAFDADSEALLINYSMGKASFTSLVDPSMSKREIPSHLSLNPQSGELRTTGSMSNYADGYMEIVISANNSITPGRETNITLRIFLLRDRDMLKFVFSRPPVEVRKTLEDFERAVQHALSLPISVNVYDTQFYSKEDNSLDFSSTSSCFQMVGKEVYDLGEMKALLTDPRNEELKKVYRTYHVEKVQHCAAVVARADASMTQMWVLAIAALVGVATVVSSCALCCMHAKYKRHVKHARLREQPRPPLSYVSSGPGMVSATSHTTLGPGTIVSLGPHEGPYEWGADTTLYHPSTLGSRT; this is translated from the exons ATGTGGACGTTTCTACTCCTCGCGCTCTCCACGTGGTCTTCATCATGGGCTCAGGTGATCAACAGGGCACCACACTTCGTGCAGGGCGGCGACATGGCCAGGTTGGCCGTGTCAGAAGGTACACCGCCGGGTGCACCTGTTTACACGCTTCAGGGGGAGGACCCAGAAGGCTCTAAATTGCATTACTCCATCAGCGGGGAGTACTTCACCGTGAATCGGGAGAGTGGCGTGGTGGTTCTGAGAAAGGCGTTGGACAGGGAGATGCAAGACTTGATCGAAGTCATCATCAGCATAACGG ACGAAGGGATCGCGGGATCAGAGCCCAACACGGTGTCTCTTCGTCGCGAGATAGCGGTGCTGGATGAAAACGATAACCCGCCGGTGTATCATGGCAGACCTTATGCGGCTAGAGTGCCGGAAAGTGCACATGTAGGTGGTCCCTTAGTTCCTCCTGGCACGATCACGATCACTGATCGAGACGGTGGAGTAAACGCGGATATTCAAGTGCAGTGTGTCCCTGCGTCGCGGGACGACGATGTTTGCGATGTATTCAATGTTTCCACAGAGAAG CTGGCAGAGGGGAAGTACGACGTGCAGATCACCCTCGTGAAACCGCTCGACTACGAAAGAAGGAACTCTTATTTGATCAACCTTGTCGCGGTGGACGGCGCCAGCGACGTGTCGAAGAGGTTACAAGCTAGAGCAACCGTGGCCGTCGACGTTCTCGATGTTCAG GATCAGCCACCCGTATTCCTGAATGCACCGTACAGTGCAACGCTTCCGGAGAACACAGTGGCTAATCACACGGTCCTGACGGTCCGAGCACGCGACGGCGACACCGGAGAGCCGAGGAATCTGCTTCTGACTTTGGAGGAGGATGACGCTGGCCACTTTAACCTGGAGGTTTCGCGCGAAGGCGACATAACGGTCGGCAAACTCGTCACCACGGGTATCTCCCTCGACAGAGAGGATCCCAGGATTCTGATGAACGGGGGCATTTACACGTTCCAAGTGAAGGCGACGGAGCTGATCAACAACGAGATACCAGCAGACACCGCGACGTCCATTGTCACGATCGTTGTCACCGATGTCGATGACCTTGTCCCTATCTTCAATGAGAAATACTTCACGATAAAGATCTCGGAGGACATTGGAAGGGATACCCCTTTGCCAG GCCTGAATATGATCGTCAGTGATGGTGACGTTGGCGAGAATGCGAAGTACACTTTAGCCCTGAGGGACGTGCCAGGATATCCTGGAATCAGTAAAGCATTCACTGTCAGCCCTAAAGAAGCTCAAGGTCGCGTGCCAGTCGTGGTGAAAGCTAACGATGTCAGCGTATTGGATTACGACGTGGCTGAGCCTGCAAAGAGGGAGCTTGAATTTGAAGTGGTTGCGCTCGTTGCGAACGAAGCG GTAGCTGCAAGCAGAGTTCACATAGAATTGATGGACGCAAACGATCACAGTCCAGAATTCTCTCAATCCATGTACAAGCTGTCGGTACCCGAGGACGCTGAAATTGGGACTCGATTCGGTAACGTTTTCGCCAGAGACTACGACAGTGGTGCCTTCGGCGAATTAACGTACACGTTGCGCGGTTTCGGCGCCGATAAATTCGAAACCAACCCCAAAACTGGCGGAATCTCTGTCGCGAGGACGCTGGACTATGAGTCACAGAAATCGTATTCTTTGACCATGGAAGCGAAAGACGGGGGTGGAAGAGTGTCTGCTGTGAATATATTAATAGAGCTTGACGACGTCAACGATAATAAACCCGTATTCGAGCAGGATGAGTACACTAGAACGGTTCGGGAAGGTGCAACGAGCTTCGATCCTCAGATGTTCGTCAGGGCCACGGACGTCGATGGTCCTATGCAAGGAAATGGGAGAATAACGTATTCTATAAGCTCCCATAACAGTATGACAAACGACACTTTCAAG ATAAACGCAGATACAGGAGAAGTGACAATGTCGAATCCAGTCCGTTCAGGGGACACTGAGAGAGGCATCTACGAGTTGGCAATTCGTGCCACAGACGCTGGCACACCGCCACTATACTCTGAGGCGAAGTTTTCGGTCAGGGTGGGGGTGCCCGGAAATCAAAAGCCCATTTTCCGTGGGAATTACAAGTCGAATTTACCGGGGCCCAGCACTTATCGAGCAAGGCTGCTGGAGAACGCGTCACCTGGAACAGAAGTCATCAGAGTCGTAGCTAACGATCCTGATGGAAGAGACAGCTTGCTGCAGTATCATATTGCTTCTGGCGCTAAGGACAATTATGTCATAGACTCTAG TTCTGGTGTCATCACAGTTTCCCCAGATGCTCGCTTGGACCTGGAGACAGGTGGTGAAAAGTACGAGGTGATAGTTTACGCCATCGACTCTGGCACACCTGTCAGAGAAACTGCCACCACCACGGTGACGGTGAACATAGTTGACGTGAACAACAAGCCACCGATGTTCAACGAATCCACGTACCTAGTTTACGTGTCAGAGAGAGCGGCCATTG GTGATCCTGTGCTGAAGATAGTAGCAACAGATCCCGACTCGGACGCTTACCTGGAGTACTCCTTAGTGGAGCCTATAAGAGCAGTCGACAAAACAGGCGTGGCTCTCAAGAGCGCAGCTGCCTACGACTACAAATCAGCGTTTCGTATAAATTCCACCACCGGGCAAATAACAGTGAATCGCGTGTTAGACTATCAAGTGGTGGCAGTTATAATCCTCACGGTCCAGGCGCAGGATCTGAACGCTGTCGTCGACAAAGAGAAACAAATTACCACGGTGGAGGTGACAGTATACATTCAAGCCTACAGCGATGACAACCCAACATTCACGAATCCTGGATGGTCGCCTAATAACCCAACGATCAGGATTTCTGTGCCTGAAGAGCAACCTCTTGGTACAACTCTGTTGATGTTGTCAGCCAAGGAGCCCACCACCGGATATCCTGTTCAGAGATTCGAACTGGTGAGggaggatgacgacgaggggTACGTTAACGTCGGTGTTCAGAGTGGGAACGTCGTTTTGAACAAGAGACTGGACTATGAAGCCCTTAATCAAAAG TTTATTCGTTTTAAAGTTCGAGCTCTGGCTAGGGACTACGAAATAACGCGAAAGATGTCCGAGGCAAATGTGATCGTCGAAGTCCATGACACCAATGATAACAACCCGATCTTTACTCAAAAGGATTACAAGATTTCGGTACTAGAGTCGGAGAAGCCATTGAAAATCGTGCTGAACGTTCGAGCTACAGACATGGACAGTTCTAACACCGAGCAAGAAGTCAGAAGAGGGTATGGTGAAGTGAGGTATTCTCTGACTGGTGAGAATGCTAATATGTTCGAGGTGGAACCCATAATAGGGAACATTCAG ATCGCTACGAATACAACACTTGACAGAGAGAAACAGTCGGTTCTCCGCTTCTACGTGGTTGCGTCCGACATGCCTCAAGGTGGTGCAGAACAACGGAGCACCAGAGCTCTAGTGACAGTCGACGTTCTAGACGTCAACGACAACACTCCAATGTTTCAGCAAGAGTTCTATACAGCTGTGATTCCTGAGAACGCTCCTGCAGGGGTTAGTGTTGTGAACATCACCGCCATAGATCCAGATGAAGGCAACGGTGGTACGATTAACTTCGAAATCATCGATGAAGGAGAAGCAAATG GACTGTTTAAGATAAATCACACGACAGGAGAGATTTATTCTGGCCGAGCGCTGACGGGTAAAGGAAGGACGGAGCCGTATATTATGCGAATTAGAGCCCAGGATGGTGGAGAGCCAGAGCTGTATTCTGACGTAATTCTGACACTGTACATTGGGGACGTAGTCAGCAACGACGGTGTCCCTCTCTTCATAAGGCCAACCCTCGAGGAGGTAGCCCATGTAGCTGAAAATTCCACGATGGGCAGCCCAGTGTTCCAAGTCGTAGCTTCGGATCCAGACGACCCGAACTTGCCAAATGGAAAGATCACGTTCAAGTTCCTAGAAGATGGGAATTTCGGTAAAGACGCGAGTGCGTTCAGGATAAACAGCGAAACTGGGCTGATTACAACGAGGAAGCTGCTGGATCGAGAGGCAAAGGACAGTTACACTTTGATACTAGTCGCTCAGGATCTGGGGAATCCCCCTCAGCAGGCAACCAGGGTGCTTCAAGTCATCGTAAACGACATCGACGATCACAAGCCACATTTTAGAAGGAACTTGGATAGTCCGCCGATAGAGTTAACCATCTTCGAAGAGAAAGCAGTTGGAACAAAGGTGGGATTGATCGAAGCGATCGACGAGGACATAGATGAAAATGGGATGATCGACTACGCGATCGTGTATGGTAACGAAGCTGGCCTCTTCGTTGTAGAACGTCTTGAAAACAATTCAGCTGTGATCAAATCGAACGGTCGCCTGGATCGAGAGGCAGCTGACCGTCACTTGTTGACTGTAAAATGCTTCCCGTACTCCACTAAGAAGTCTGACATCGTACCCAAGCCATACAATCGGCAAGATCCCTCCGAGAGGCAGGTTCTCGTCAGGGTTCTAGACATCGACGACAACAAGCCCAGGTTCAAGAAACAGAACGTCACTCTAGGCGTTCGATTGAACGTGCCAATTGATACTAGTCTGATCACTTTGGAGGCTTTCGACGCTGATTCTGAAGCCCTGCTAATAAATTACAGCATGGGAAAGGCGTCCTTCACGTCTCTGGTCGATCCCTCCATGTCGAAACGCGAGATTCCATCGCACCTGTCTCTAAATCCCCAGAGTGGAGAGCTTAGAACAACAGGCTCCATGTCAAACTATGCTGATGGCTACATGGAGATCGTCATCTCTGCCAACAATTCGATAACACCCGGCAGGGAGACGAACATCACACTGAGAATCTTCTTGCTGCGTGACAGAGACATGCTGAAGTTCGTGTTCTCCAGGCCGCCGGTGGAGGTCAGGAAGACGCTGGAGGACTTCGAGAGAGCTGTGCAGCATGCTCTGTCTCTTCCAATCAGCGTCAACGTTTACGACACTCAATTCTATTCCAAGGAGGATAATTCGTTGGACTTCTCCTCGACCAGCTCCTGCTTCCAGATGGTTGGCAAGGAGGTGTACGATCTGGGCGAAATGAAGGCACTTCTTACGGATCCCAGGAACGAGGAGCTGAAGAAGGTTTACAGGACTTACCACGTGGAGAAGGTACAGCACTGTGCTGCTGTGGTGGCCCGTGCTGACGCCTCAATGACGCAGATGTGGGTGCTGGCGATCGCGGCTCTTGTTGGGGTTGCTACTGTGGTATCCAGTTGTGCTCTTTGCTGTATGCACGCCAA ATACAAAAGGCATGTAAAGCACGCACGTCTACGTGAACAGCCTCGTCCACCGTTGAGCTACGTTTCCTCTGGTCCAGGAATGGTCAGTGCCACCTCGCATACGACCTTAGGTCCTGGAACCATAGTTTCCTTAGGACCCCACGAAGGCCCGTACGAATGGGGTGCTGACACAACGCTCTATCACCCGAGCACCCTTGGATCTAGAACGTAA